tttctcctttttcttaagCTTATGTTGTCTTTTCACTTTCTATATCCTTTCGTTAATCTATAGGGTTTAGAAATGattgcaggaaaacaaataaggAACTAATAATGTCAGTTAAAAGAGCTTCTAAGTTTTCAGCCTGTAGATTTCTTTACTCACTTTCAGAACTGTAGACATTCTGACATTTgttataatatattattttatgttttattacaaTTACCAAAAGCCAATAAAGGATCTTGATGGGGGTCTTTTAATAAATTTTAGGATGCAGGATGGACTTACTTTCAAAACTTACACATTGGTGTTAAATGTGTTGCACGCTTACGGATACTTTTAGGTGCAGCTAATTGCAATTTGAGGAAaaagcaaatataaaataacaattAGACattcaaaatatcatgaaaataGAATTTTCATGATGTTTCAGTACAGACATTGGTTTTTAAAAGGCTATAGGAGTCTAAgacaaaagatttatttttaaaaattatttttgattttgataaaATTGAAATAactttttcatagttttgtcaGTGTGAGAATCGCTTTGTCTCTTTGTACACTGACAACGAATTTTAAAAATGCCTTTGCTTAGAATTGCTGCAGTTATAAAGGCAAACTCATTGGGCTTTTAGTGCCAGGCTGTATATTTAAGCAGAGTCGTAAAACAACTGATCTGTGTCACCATCTCTTGGTATTTTAAGTGAGATCCCCAGTGACagcatgtgtatttttttttatcagaccCATTGAcatgtgagaaagaaagataagaagCAGGCGGATGTGTGGTGACATCCCACAACAAGCCCACACTCAAAGCAGAAGTGACTGCAGGTAGTGCTGTCGTGACTCATTTCTTCATTATTTCTAGTAAATGAACTCtctatctgtttctctcttgctttctctttaTATGATCTCCACTCTCCTCTGCAGACTTCTTGATGATATGAACACACAAAGTTCAGTGCGTCTCCTGAGACCcgctgagaaaaaaacaagctcGTAGCTCTCTCTGTCCCCGGGAATGATGCCTCTCTTATGGGTTGTTCTTTGGTCAGTGCTCCCTCTTGCCCTCCTCTCTGGTCCCGATCGCTGTGCCGTCCATGAGAGCAGCAACTCAGAGAAAGGTAAGTCCCTGAGGTGTTCACCAGACACAGTCTGGATTGTTTTTCAGTTGAAGCCTtaaaaatcctttgaatttctcagtttgaatatttcagatTATAAATAGGATCACTGTACTTGTACTGTactgagtatatatatatatatatatatatatatatatatatatatatatatatatatatatatatatatatatatatatatatatatatatatatatatatacacacacacacatgtatatacaaacatacatatacatatgtatacatacataaatattcaAACAGAAATTCAAAGGATTAAGGCATCAGTTTTGATTGCATGACATTTACTAGTAatagagtatttttacagtgttgtatTGCTACTTTTGCTTAAGTAAAGGAGCTGAATCTTTCTTCCACCATTTGTTACAGTATATATTCAGCATAACACAATATCCATTAAGAGCACTTTAGCACCAGGCACTAGTCATTTACCAGCTGTCTAAAAATTTCTCCCTCTTTACCCAGTGTCTCCATTGCTGGAGTCCTTACAGTGCTATAATGACTATAATTCCTTTGTCCGCTGCAAATGGAggaaacacagaaatacatcactgcagctttgGTTCAGTACAACAAAGAGCAGGTAAAAACAATAGAGAAGGAACAAGCGTCAAAAGAATGTTCAGCaatgaataaatcaaatatgtaatgtcagagtttgtgtgtgccaAAGCTCTGTGTCAATATGCTTGCAGGAAGCTGTGTGAGCCAGACAGTCCACAAATTCAAGATGAGCCTGGGATGGTCCAGTGCACATATAAAACCAAAGCATTTTCCATTGGCATCCATCACACCGTCTTCTTCCTCAAGAACGATACGCAGACCATCTGCTCACCTGTCCAACACAAGCCTCAACATCTTTCTCAGTACTGTGAGTGTACAAGGCATCTGTCCGTCATAACTGTCACCTTTACTGTgataattacagaaaaaaaatgcaactaaGTACAAACTGaaagattttatatatatatatatatatatatatataatatattttacctcttctcataaaatgactgtgacaatgtgatttattcttgagagataaagtgtatatcttctcaaaactttgtTGATCAATCTCTTCGAATGTGATTACTGATTTTCAAGTAActacatgtttttgtgtttgcgtCATAAAGTGAGAGCACGCCCACCAGTGGACCTGTCCACTCATGATACGGGTGATGGAGGCCGACAACTCAGTTGGTCCAGCCCCtaccctccttcctcctccctgaaCAAAAACCTCACCTACCAGCTCAGCTACAGAACAGACAGACGGGACACCTGGACTgtaagcacagaaaaaaaaaaacatattctgcaACTAAAGTTTGACCAATATGACACAGTTTTGAAATCATGGAGTGGTTTTTCAGTAACCTGATATTAATGTTTCAGctaaaatacaaatgtattttaGTTCCTGAACACCAACTGACATTTAAACAGCTTTCTGTATTATATTTAGCATTGATAATGAGAGCAGTTACTGGTGCATAAATCATGTCTTATACAGTTCCTCTGACAGGAAAACCAATGAAAGCTCTGAACCCAGTGGGGACCATTATTATTCAAAATTGGATACATCGAGTCACATGCATGCAGCTACCACAGTGATGCTAAAAAGAAGCATATAAATACGCTAAACATACTGTAAATTAGCATACcttgtaaagaaaacagtttgcTGTATTCACACAGTGTCAGCAGAATGGGAAGTACAGGAAAGCCACTCCTTATTCCGAACTGAAAGTGAAATCACACATTATTCCAAGGTGTTAAACCTATGCTCATTTCGCAGAATTCTTTGTACTGACTTGCATAGTACGTCAATTTCAACACAATAGTGTTGTTCAAAATCAAACATGGCTGTAGTGCACTTACCAGAAATGATGTCTGAAAGCTAGCTAGTATTTGCATTATCATTCCCAGTACCAAATAATTACAGAATGATATATATAACTTACAATTGTATGCAGTGCAGTGTTCGGCATTCTAACCATTGCAACAACTTCCTCAGACACGATTTTCACAATTTTGAAAATAAGTTGGCGACCACTTATGGCACTTGCAAATGACACTTCTAAGTGTCATTTGTTTCACACGCAACTTTCTGGCCATTATGTGTAACACCATCCAGGCACTGAATTGTCAGTATTCTAGACATTTGGCAGGCTGCTAATCCTGTACAGTGATTCACATGCATCTTTCTTCACGCTCTCTGCAGACTGAGGACATCACAAACACCAGTATGAAACTAGAGAAGCATCTGTTGCTTCAGGGTCACACGTATGAAGCCAAGGTGAGGGCCCAGGCCAGCGTGGGCCAGTGGAGCAACTGGAGTCCCATGGTGACCTGGAAGACTGAAGCAGGTGAGTcaaagaagaaaactgagcatAGTCataatcatttcctgtttgcGCACAAATTAGGTTCCACTTTGACAtttctggaggaaaaaagaaaaaaaaaaaagacagctaaATTATTTAATGTACCGGATCATTTTGCTCAAGTAGGGTAGTTCCAATACAAACCGTGCTGTGTATCTCCTTCCCTCACATTTCTaatcttttctctttgtgcatttttttttagaaacctGGGAAATATCTGGAGCTTTGCAGCTTTTCCTAttaactctctctttctctctggtcCTAGACACCAGGCAGTTACCCAGTTTGCATTGTGTGCTTGATGGAGAGAAGGAAGTGGTATGCAGCTGGGAGGTGAGCATGGAGCTGGGTCACTTCATTACCTACCAGCTGGCCTGCCGAAACATCAGCACTGCGCTGTAAGTCGAGTgtgactctgacacacacaacctgGTTGAGGCTGAAAGATGTACCCATCCAGTTGTTATTCATTCACTGATCTGACCAGTCCTCTCCTACTCCTTTTAATCCCTGCCTCCAGGTCTGAGAGATGCTGCGTGAACCAAACAGTCACTCCTGATCCCAGTGGGACGGTGCTGAGGTACAGCTGCCTGACTGTCGCAGACCCAGCACACCTTGAGCTGGAACTCCAACCAGCACACAAAGCCAAGACGTTTGAGGCCTACCGACACAGTGAGTAGACACAAGGCAGAAGGCACAACACTTACAAGAGAGGAAGAGTTGGGGAGGGGAGGCAGCCGTCGCTCAAAGCAGAATAGATCTGCgaaattaaaaacacagagagacgaTTAAACTGCAGGGAGCGGTGACAAACAGAAGAGCTGGGATATGATTGGGTGTCCCCACCTAGTGTCTGAATGGCACTACTGCATGACACATGTAAATCTTGTTGTCCATGCAGTCATCTCTTGATTGTACCAAAGCCATATGTAACATTTTCTTGCAATTAAGttcaagagattttttttaaacacagagttGCCAGGTAAACTAAACTCCTATATAGGATAAGATGTTTCTGGGAAAATTAGGTTGTAACCCTGTGGTGAATTTGTAACAGGTTTTATacctttgctgtttttcatgctCTCTATCACGACTGCCAAACTGCTGTAAAGTAAGACACAGAAATCAAATTAATCCCTTGGTCCACAGTCCAGCCCCACCCACCAAAGGATGtaaaagtgacagagaaagactACAGCTGGATGGTGGAATGGACTGAACGAAGCACAGCCTCAGTACTGAAACTGTATTATCAGGTCTGCTACTACAGGACACAGGATCCCGTAAGAAACTTTTATTACATGATTATTATTCTATCTGTAAAACTGATTTAGTAATTTAAAGGTAAAGTATCTTAAAAGTcatattcaataaaaaaaatttcagagttCATTGTAATGAATTCATACTGTAGCTGCTTACCATGCAGAAACCCAACAATAACCTACTTGTCTCTCTGATTCCACGGTTTACATATTATTTTGTGCATTTAGTTCATGAAATATGACGGTGCCTTTAAAACAGACACAAGGTGACAATACTTAATGGATTTTATATGTTTTACATTATCAGGGATGTTCTACAGTGCTAAACATTTCAGAAGGGTCCAAGTCTGTGACCTTCCAGGGAGAGTCTCTGGCCCCGTCTCAGAGGTACCAGGTCAGAGTGAGATCACTGGTCATACCTGGAGAAGGTATGAAGTTCGAGGGAATCCCCTCTGAATGGACTGATCCTGTGGAATGGACCTCGCACGCAGGTACCAAATGTTCACAGACTCTGAGATACGCATTTCATTTCACCTGTTATTGCGGGAATTACttgatgttgttttttaaatttttttactatttctggAGAAAGTAACCAGTTAATCCAGAGGCCTaaaagtcatcatcatcattgtcattaacatcatcatcatcatttattctgttttctgctTCCTGACAGCCACCTGGTCCCTCACCACATTAATATACGTTCTCATCAGTGTGCTTGTGGCCACAGTCTTCTTCACATTCTACTGCTCCATTCCAGCTTGTCAAAGGTACTTTGACG
The window above is part of the Toxotes jaculatrix isolate fToxJac2 chromosome 18, fToxJac2.pri, whole genome shotgun sequence genome. Proteins encoded here:
- the csf2rb gene encoding cytokine receptor common subunit beta; the encoded protein is MMPLLWVVLWSVLPLALLSGPDRCAVHESSNSEKVSPLLESLQCYNDYNSFVRCKWRKHRNTSLQLWFSTTKSRKLCEPDSPQIQDEPGMVQCTYKTKAFSIGIHHTVFFLKNDTQTICSPVQHKPQHLSQYLRARPPVDLSTHDTGDGGRQLSWSSPYPPSSSLNKNLTYQLSYRTDRRDTWTTEDITNTSMKLEKHLLLQGHTYEAKVRAQASVGQWSNWSPMVTWKTEADTRQLPSLHCVLDGEKEVVCSWEVSMELGHFITYQLACRNISTALSERCCVNQTVTPDPSGTVLRYSCLTVADPAHLELELQPAHKAKTFEAYRHIQPHPPKDVKVTEKDYSWMVEWTERSTASVLKLYYQVCYYRTQDPGCSTVLNISEGSKSVTFQGESLAPSQRYQVRVRSLVIPGEGMKFEGIPSEWTDPVEWTSHAATWSLTTLIYVLISVLVATVFFTFYCSIPACQRKVVLWVDSVPSPGKSKIMSEIKSATSWTLMQTEDTSICKVLHFDTMSTCSSNASLWPTMDTNKKCLELGEGSWSTDELSSPAEKVNSYDTSSFSFSGPYIFCQTPEPNCKPVVVKYEEKEKEEKPVPDDPASPVNFALYGDGYVCLPNRTTSRSTQDLVSHSDANTNTQGYDSTEQDQQCPDTKLGPENTYVQPGHSETILRDQPPAYTSERFMPWPHGGTIQPSGYCHLPQP